From Xenopus laevis strain J_2021 chromosome 7L, Xenopus_laevis_v10.1, whole genome shotgun sequence, one genomic window encodes:
- the prxl2b.L gene encoding prostamide/prostaglandin F synthase: MGSLDLAKAGAILVKNALSGEMVELKSLWKEQTTVLLFLRRFGCQICRWIAKDMGKLKESCDVHQIRLVGIGPEEVGLKEFLDGNFFNGELYIDDSKQSYKDLGFKRYSALSVIPAALGKKVRDIVTKANADGVQGNFSGDLLQSGGMLIVSKGGEKVLLHFIQDSPGDYVPLETIVQTLGITANVTESQRPQCNDDVCTR; encoded by the exons ATGGTTGAGTTGAAGTCCCTGTGGAAGGAGCAGACCACTGTCCTGCTTTTCTTGCGGAGATTTGGCTGTCAGATTTGCCGTTGGATTGCAAAGGACATGGGTAAGCTGAAGGAATCCTGTGACGTTCACCAGATACGCCTCGTAGGAATTGGACCAGAAGAAGTAGGACTCAAAGAATTCCTGGATGGCAACTTTTTTAATGGAG AACTTTATATAGATGACTCCAAGCAGAGCTACAAAGACTTAGGTTTCAAAAG gtACAGTGCACTCTCTGTAATTCCTGCTGCTCTGGGGAAAAAGGTTCGAGATATTGTCACCAAG GCAAATGCTGATGGAGTGCAAGGTAACTTCAGCGGGGATCTTCTACAGAGTGGCGGGATGCTAATTGTCAGCAAAG GTGGTGAAAAGGTGTTGCTGCACTTTATACAGGACTCTCCTGGTGACTATGTGCCTTTGGAAACCATTGTTCAGACTCTTGGAATCACTGCTAATGTGACTGAAAGCCAACGCCCACAG TGTAATGATGATGTTTGTACAAGATGA